A region from the Halobacillus mangrovi genome encodes:
- a CDS encoding DEAD/DEAH box helicase, producing the protein MQTYLLQPNDIKKITGNTFYTRGKQYFDAGKVYGLSHNSAIRSWRAVVAGTHDYEVRVFFFEDDDVEATCECQAYSSYYTCKHIAAVLIAIRERALDEIAPKLADKGQRERSSTTNNDRLFAMRLFETFRQRQENRMANDLKKTLGIQYFLHLHSLLGTKSLSIEVKLGENYPYVIKNIRELLEHIDREQPYRISKKFTYDPGEHVMTPEDRSIFDLLIHAYEQERFYEQQWNLSEQKTLRIPPGLAENLLAKLEERNCEIIERGESKGNLQYDHEFPDLSFYISEERGHFHMHLNHLKSYDYLADYHLLYKEGTFFAIEQKKEQVIETLYSLFPYNSNGNHTVSHSDMEGIVSYVLPELETIADVELDSAAKQKIIQKPLQAEVYLDFYHWTLTIEVRFRYGDETINPFKTKPKNDSTIIRRDSATEQAIMELIEYAEFKFDGEIVYIEDEDRIDLFMHELLPKFREHADVFLSSSVRSLIDQQDHELKPSIEVQSDGSWLDISFGIDGISSEDVSAALKASIERKKYYRLSDGTLLSLTSESFERFQRLASELDLSSKDIEDSHLQVAKMRSLQVEDALQTEESERDQSFTELVERLKSPQSFNIEAPNKLQADLRPYQLTGFRWMKSLATYGLGGILADDMGLGKTLQTITFLLYEKEQGLLQHPALIIAPASLIYNWKKEVEKFAPDLSVQTISGDPQARTEALEQMSTKDIVITSYPLLRQDADFYKEASFHAMILDESQAVKNETTKTATAVRTVKAKHRFALSGTPIENSLQELWSIFRIIMPGFYTSKKKFLDMKPDKIARMTRPFILRRMKTEVLDELPDKIDTVQYSELTREQKEVYLGYLERIQNDIQETIATKGIQRGKLEILAGLTRLRQICCHPSLFLENYEGGSGKLEQLKELAKEMKAGGHRLLIFSQFSSMLTMLHNELAGEGIDGFYLDGSTKSEKRMEQVERFNAGEKDAFFISLKAGGTGLNLTGADTVILYDLWWNPAIEEQAAGRAHRIGQEKIVQVIRMISEGTIEERIYQLQQKKRDLVDQIIQPGESMLTSLSEEEIRDLFR; encoded by the coding sequence ACGTACTTGTTACAACCGAATGATATAAAGAAAATAACCGGAAATACATTTTATACTCGAGGCAAACAATACTTTGATGCCGGTAAAGTATACGGACTTTCCCATAATAGCGCCATTCGGTCATGGCGAGCTGTCGTAGCGGGTACGCATGATTATGAAGTACGCGTCTTCTTTTTTGAGGATGACGACGTCGAAGCGACTTGTGAATGCCAGGCCTACAGCAGTTATTATACGTGTAAACACATCGCAGCTGTCTTAATTGCCATTCGTGAGAGAGCTTTGGATGAAATCGCACCAAAACTTGCAGATAAGGGACAGCGGGAACGATCTTCAACGACCAACAATGACCGATTGTTTGCGATGCGTTTATTCGAGACATTTCGTCAGCGTCAGGAAAACAGAATGGCGAATGATCTTAAAAAAACGTTAGGAATTCAGTACTTCCTTCACCTTCATTCTTTACTGGGAACAAAAAGCTTAAGTATTGAAGTAAAACTAGGTGAGAACTATCCCTATGTGATTAAGAACATTAGAGAGCTGCTTGAACACATTGATCGCGAGCAGCCTTACAGAATTTCTAAAAAATTCACCTACGACCCTGGTGAACATGTCATGACCCCAGAGGACAGATCGATTTTCGATCTTCTCATCCATGCCTATGAGCAGGAACGTTTTTATGAACAGCAATGGAACCTGTCGGAACAAAAAACATTGAGAATCCCACCTGGGCTTGCAGAAAATCTTTTGGCAAAGCTTGAAGAGAGGAACTGTGAAATTATAGAGCGTGGAGAGAGTAAAGGGAATCTACAATACGACCATGAGTTTCCTGACCTCTCCTTTTACATCTCTGAAGAACGCGGTCATTTCCATATGCACTTAAATCATTTGAAGAGTTACGACTATTTAGCAGATTATCATCTTTTATATAAGGAAGGTACATTCTTTGCTATAGAACAGAAAAAGGAACAAGTTATTGAAACGCTTTATTCGCTGTTTCCTTATAATTCAAACGGAAATCATACGGTCAGCCATTCCGATATGGAAGGAATCGTATCTTATGTACTTCCAGAATTAGAAACCATTGCAGACGTAGAACTGGATAGCGCTGCGAAGCAAAAAATCATCCAAAAGCCGCTCCAGGCTGAAGTATACCTAGATTTCTATCATTGGACCTTAACGATCGAAGTCCGCTTCCGCTATGGAGATGAAACAATCAATCCATTTAAAACGAAACCAAAAAACGACAGCACAATTATTCGAAGAGATAGCGCAACAGAACAGGCCATAATGGAACTGATCGAGTATGCAGAATTCAAGTTCGATGGTGAGATCGTTTATATTGAAGATGAAGATCGAATAGATTTGTTCATGCATGAGCTTCTTCCAAAGTTCAGAGAACACGCGGACGTTTTCTTATCATCTTCCGTTCGTTCATTAATCGATCAGCAGGATCATGAACTGAAGCCTTCTATTGAAGTTCAAAGCGATGGAAGCTGGCTTGATATCAGTTTTGGAATTGATGGCATTAGTTCAGAGGATGTATCGGCGGCTTTGAAAGCTTCGATAGAACGAAAAAAATATTACAGGCTTTCTGACGGGACACTGCTCTCCCTAACTTCAGAGTCTTTTGAGCGATTCCAGCGACTAGCCTCAGAACTAGATTTGTCCAGCAAAGATATCGAGGATAGCCATCTTCAAGTTGCTAAAATGAGAAGCCTGCAGGTTGAGGATGCTCTGCAAACGGAAGAATCCGAGCGTGACCAGTCGTTTACTGAACTAGTCGAACGATTAAAGTCACCTCAGTCCTTTAACATTGAAGCACCTAACAAATTACAGGCCGACTTGCGTCCCTATCAGCTGACAGGTTTCCGCTGGATGAAATCATTGGCAACCTACGGGCTTGGAGGCATTCTCGCCGATGATATGGGTCTAGGTAAAACTCTGCAGACGATCACTTTCTTGCTTTATGAAAAAGAACAAGGTCTCTTACAACATCCAGCGCTTATCATTGCGCCTGCATCGCTGATCTATAACTGGAAAAAAGAAGTGGAAAAATTCGCACCGGACTTATCTGTTCAAACCATTTCAGGGGATCCGCAAGCACGGACAGAGGCACTTGAACAAATGTCAACTAAAGATATTGTGATCACTTCTTATCCGTTGCTGCGACAGGACGCCGACTTTTACAAAGAAGCAAGCTTCCATGCAATGATTTTAGATGAATCACAAGCCGTTAAAAATGAGACGACGAAAACAGCCACGGCTGTTCGTACAGTCAAAGCGAAGCATCGTTTCGCGTTGAGTGGAACCCCTATAGAAAATTCCTTACAGGAGCTATGGTCCATATTCCGGATTATTATGCCTGGATTCTATACGAGTAAAAAGAAATTCCTTGATATGAAACCTGACAAAATTGCCAGGATGACGCGACCGTTCATTTTAAGACGGATGAAAACGGAAGTACTTGATGAACTCCCCGATAAAATTGATACGGTTCAATACTCGGAGCTTACCCGCGAACAAAAAGAAGTGTACTTGGGATATCTTGAGAGAATTCAGAATGACATTCAGGAAACCATTGCAACGAAAGGCATACAACGAGGTAAACTTGAGATTCTTGCCGGCTTAACCCGATTAAGACAAATTTGCTGTCACCCTTCCTTATTCTTAGAAAACTACGAGGGAGGATCAGGCAAGCTGGAACAGTTGAAAGAACTTGCGAAGGAAATGAAGGCGGGCGGCCATCGACTTCTCATCTTCTCCCAGTTTTCAAGCATGCTGACTATGCTTCATAACGAGCTTGCAGGAGAAGGAATCGATGGTTTCTACTTGGATGGGAGTACCAAATCTGAGAAGCGTATGGAACAGGTGGAACGGTTTAATGCAGGTGAAAAGGATGCCTTTTTCATCTCATTGAAAGCTGGAGGTACTGGCTTGAACTTAACCGGTGCAGACACCGTCATTCTCTATGATTTATGGTGGAACCCGGCGATTGAAGAACAGGCTGCCGGACGGGCGCATCGTATTGGCCAAGAGAAAATCGTCCAAGTGATCCGCATGATTTCTGAAGGAACGATCGAAGAACGCATCTATCAGCTTCAGCAGAAGAAACGCGACCTCGTCGATCAAATTATTCAGCCTGGTGAGTCTATGCTGACATCCTTAAGTGAAGAAGAAATTCGTGATTTGTTTAGATAA